From the Solanum lycopersicum chromosome 10, SLM_r2.1 genome, one window contains:
- the LOC138338854 gene encoding uncharacterized protein yields the protein MVVADASRQLMAHEKNFQTHDLELAVVVFALKIWRNYLYGVQVEMFIDHKSLQYMFTHKEFNLYHRRWLEFLNDYDMSVHYHLGATYHNLQEVLLVEWHEEGYSKFLRIPRTRRQHNSIWVIVVTLTKSSRFLEIKTTYSAEDYEWLYIIEIVRLHGVPLSIISDRGSEFTYHFYKSFKKGIGTQVNLCTSFYPQTDGQAEAFVVQLKSVAVKDSLSYGDVPVEILDRQVRRLRSKEIAPVKVLWRSQSVEGRTWKVEAAMKAKYPHLFSSDSTPA from the exons ATGGTTGTAGCAGATGCTTCTAGACAGCTTATGGCTCATGAGAAGAACTTTCAAACTCATGACCTGGAGCTTGCAGtggtggtgtttgcactcaagatttGGAGaaactacttgtatggtgttcaagTAGAAATGTTCAttgatcataagagccttcagtatatGTTCACCCATAAAGAGTTTAATCTTTACCataggagatggcttgagttcctcaacgattatgatatgagtgtgcattatcatcttG GTGCTACATACCACAATCTGCAGGAAgttctattggtggaatggcatgaagagggatatagcaaaTTTTTAA GGatacctcgtactcgcagacagcataactccatttgggtgatagttgttACGCttactaagtcttctcgcttctTGGAGATCAAAACTACATATTCGGCAGAAGACTATGAATGGCTTTACATTATTGAGATTGTGAGgttacatggggttcctttgtcaaTTATCTCAGATAGAGGTTCTGAGTTTACCTATCATTTCTACAAGTCATTTAAGAAAGGtattggtactcaagttaacctttgTACATCATTTTatccacagacggatgggcaggcagagg ccttTGTAGTGCAATTAAAGAGTGTGGcagtgaaagatagtctttcttatggggatgtaccagttgagattcttgaccgtcaggttagaaggttgagaagtAAAGAAATCGCtccagtcaaggttttgtggaggagtcagtcagTAGAGGGACGTACTTGGAAAgtagaagcagccatgaaagccaagtatcctcacctcttttcttccgattccactccagcttga